In Desulfovibrio sp., the sequence TTTCGCCTGACCGACCACTGGCGTTGATGCCGTGCAGCGTGCCTGTGGAGGCTTCGTGCGCCAGCCAGAAGTTGTCGCCCCCTATGCTGCACATCTGGGGGTATACCACGGCCAGCACTGCCGCCACGGCAATGGCCGCATCAAGGGCTGTGCCGCCCTTGCGCAGCATGTCCACCCCTGCCTGGGTGGCAAGGTAGTGGGGCGAGGTCACCATGCCACGTGTGGTCATGGGGTCAAAGCGCTGCGGTTCTGTCTGGGCATAGGGGCTGGACGTAAAGTGCATGGCATCCTCTGCTGAAAAAAGTTCTTGGCCTTTCAGCAGACTAGCGGGTGGGGCAGTATGCGTCAAACAGCCAGAAGAGGTGCCATAAAAGCCCGTTGAGGGCCGAAAAAAAAAAGCGTAAGCAGGGGCCAAGCGCCGCGGTGCAGCGGCCAATGACAGAGCATGCAACCGCGCCCTGCGCGGTGCGAAGGACAAATTATGGGCACAACGCTGATGCTGTTTGCCGTAGGGCTTGCGGGAAGTTTTGTTTTTGACCGGTTCGACCTGCCCGGTGGAGCCATGACCGGAGCCATGATTGCCGTGGTCATTTTCAAAAGCTGCGGTTCCATCACCGCACCAGACATGACGCACTGGGTGCGCTTTCTGGTTTATGGCTGCGTGGGGGTTATTGTGGGCAACATGTACAACCCGGGCATGCTTGATGCCGTGCGCGAAACATGGCCCATGATGCTGCTTTCAACTTGCATCATTCTGATGGCAGGTCTGCTGTGCACCTGGATAGCCGTGCGCTGGGGGGGGCTGTCTGTGGGTGGGGCCTATCTGGCCACCAGCCCCGGCGGCTTCAACGCAGTTGTGGCCCTTTCGGGCGGCACGGGAGCAGAGGCCCCCATGGTCATGGTGTACCATCTGGTGCGTATCTATGCCATTGTGCTGCTGTCACCATTTGTAGGCAAGCTGCTGATGTCTTTATCGAAATAATTTCGACATCATTCGCTGTGCGCTTTCAATGCCCCTGCCGGAATCTGGCGGGGGCTTTTTTAACGGCTCAGCAGCAGAATAATGCCACCCAGGGCGGGCAGCAGCACCATGCAGCTTTTGAGCAGCAACTGTGGGGCCATGCGGGTAAACTTGGCCCCCACATACGCGCCAATAATCTGACCGGCCAGAACCTGCACAAACAGGGTGGGGTCGAGATGTCCCGCCGCCAGAAAGCCCAGACTGCCCAGTACCGCAATGGGCAATATGACCAGCATGGTCGTGCCCACGGTCTGGTAGAGCGGCACGTTGAAAATAATCAGCAGGGTCAGCTGGATAAAGGGCGTGGCCCCCACGCCGCAGGCACCGGAAACAAGTCCGTTGAACATGCCCACAACGCTGGTAAGCAGCCAGAAGCGCATCCCACCGGTATTGTTGCAGCGTATGCTGAACACGGGGTGCTTGGGGTGAAACACTCGCAGGTAGATAAGCAGGGCCGAAAATATGAGGACAATGCCGGTGAGGGGCTTGAGCGTTTCAGAAGCAAGAGAAGACGAAATGTGTGCGCCCCAGAAGGCCCCCACCGCGCCAAACGCGCCCATGAGCAGGCCCAGACGGCGGTTTACGTTGCCCTCGCGAAAGTGGCTGATGGAGCCGGAAAGCGAGGTAAAGGCCATGGCAGCCAACGATGTGCCCAGGGCCACATGCATGGGGATGTTGAATCCCACGCTGAGCATGGTGATCATGACCCCCGCGCCGCCAGCACCCACAAAGCCCAAAAGTATTCCCAACAAAAGCATGGCGGCAAAAATAAGCATAAAGCACCTGCGATACGTGGCCGCCCGGGGCGGCATAAGAGTGGCATTTCAGACAGGTCGAGGGTAACGGCCCGCATTTGCGCACGCTAGCCCCGCAGGGGATGGGGTGCAAGCCGAAATTTTGCGCCTTGCCCCCTCCTGGCCCATCTACGTATGTTTTTGGGCACGAACCAAAGACGTTAAGATGTGGCGGCTCTTTGGGTTCGTGCCAGCTCCCCTCAGATATGTGCGGCCCTTTGGGCTCGCATAAGCGTATCCCACGCCCGCACATAAAAAATCAGGTAGCGGCAGCACACGTAGGCCACCACCACGGTGGCAACGATCATTTCAAGCACGGCAAAAAACTTGAGCTGCAGGCTGTATTCCAGAGCGGCCGGATAGGCGGCCAGCATGTCGGAAACCTTGTACAGCGCCGTAGCACCCACCGCCATGGGAAAGGTATAGGCCGCAAAGCCGGGGGTAAAGGGCAGACGCAGCAGTTTGAAAAACGCCACGTAGATAATGCTGGTCATCAACACGGCAACCCCAAGCAGCAGGCTGCACAGCAGCAGCGAGGGCGAGGGCTCAAGGCTCAGGTAAGCCACCAGCGAAAGGCTGGCTGGCGCGGCCAGAATGGCGATGGTGGGTTTGGAGGCGTCTTCAATCTGGTTGGCAAAAATGAGGCGGTACCACATGACGGGCAGCAGGGCGGCGTAGCTCACCATGCCAAAGACCATCAGGCCGTATGCAAGGTTGTAGTAGGACTGGCCTGGCACGGTCATGGCCGCAACGCTAATGCCCACAAAGGGCACAAACCAGCTGGGCACCATGTGGTGCAGGCTGAACTGCCTTACCCGAAAGGCTACAAAGGCCAGCAGCAGGCACAGGTGCAGGCCCACGGCAAACAGCCACAGGCCCTGCGCAGCCCGCGCGTCAACAATGCTCAGGCTTTTGGATTGCAGCATCAGTGCCATGGCAATGGTGGGCAAAATGCTGCCCAGCACGGGGTGACGCAGTTCTTCGAGCAGCAGGCGCGGGTTGAATGCAAATTTGCCCGCCAGCAAGAAGGTAAGCGTCATGGAGGTCAGCGCCCCAAGCACCTGACCGAAATTGTGGAGAGGCAGGCTTTTTTCAAGCCCCATGCCCAGGCTGGCTATGCCCAGCGCCAGGCCCGCAAGCGGAGTGGGAACGGCACGAAAGAAACTGCGTATGCTCTGCAACATAAAAATATCCTCGGTTGTGGTCTGCTTGCGGGTTTGCCATGAAAATGGCATTAAGAAAATCGAAATGAATTTAATATAACGTATAAAATAATTAAACGTTAGCTTGGTGCAAACAAGGTGCAGGCATGACTCTCAAACAGTTGCAGGTATTTATCGCGGTCGCACGCTATGAGAATCTTGGGCAGGCTGCAGATGCCCTTTTTCTTACCAAGGGTGCAGTATCACAGGCTTTGCAGGAGCTGGAGCGGCATCTAGGCGTGCGGCTTTTTGACCGGGTTCACCCGCACCTGCGGCTGAATCATGAGGGCGCACAGCTGCGCCCTCTTGCAGACGAAATGCTGCAAAGGGCCGAGGCCATGGAGCGTCTGTTTCAGGCTGGAGGGGCATGTTTTTTGAACGTGGGGGCGAGCAAGACCATCGGCAACTATCTGCTGCCGCAGCTGCTGTGCGATTTTGAAAAACAGAACGCTTGGCTGCCCAAGGCGCAGATTGCCAATACGGCGCGTCTGCTTGAGCTGGTGGAGACCTACACGCTGGATGTGGTTTTGCTGGAGGGCGAGCAGCACCTGCCGCAAATGGAGTCAGTGCAGTGGTTGCAGGACGAAATGGCCGTAGTGGCCTGCCGGGGGCATTCGCTGGCAGACGGCAAGGCTCACGCCCCCGAAGAACTGGCGGGCCAGCGCTGGATACTGCGCGAACCCAATTCCGGCACCCGGGCCTATTTTGAACACACCCTTGGGGCGCTTATCGCGCCGTACAACGTGGCCTTGAGCCTCAGCTCCACCGAGGGTGTGCTGGGCATGGTTGAGCGGGGCATGGGCATCACCTTTGCCTCGCGGCTCATGGCCGAGTTGCCGGGCTTCAGCAGCAGGTTTTCCATAATCCGGCTCAACCGTCAGTTTTCACGTACGTTTACGATTTGCTGGCATCAATCCAAGTACCATTCGGCGGGCATGGACAGTTTTATCCGTTTTTGCCGGGCGTGGTCGCCTGCCAGAAAATAGCCTGTACGCCCAAGCCCTCCCCTGCCCGCACCTTGCCTAGCGCTGACGCGTGAGGTGGTACACGCGCGGCACCATGTACATGAGGCTGAACTGCCCCCGCGTGGGTTCATAGCGCGTGGCAACCACTACA encodes:
- a CDS encoding AbrB family transcriptional regulator; its protein translation is MGTTLMLFAVGLAGSFVFDRFDLPGGAMTGAMIAVVIFKSCGSITAPDMTHWVRFLVYGCVGVIVGNMYNPGMLDAVRETWPMMLLSTCIILMAGLLCTWIAVRWGGLSVGGAYLATSPGGFNAVVALSGGTGAEAPMVMVYHLVRIYAIVLLSPFVGKLLMSLSK
- a CDS encoding TDT family transporter — its product is MLQSIRSFFRAVPTPLAGLALGIASLGMGLEKSLPLHNFGQVLGALTSMTLTFLLAGKFAFNPRLLLEELRHPVLGSILPTIAMALMLQSKSLSIVDARAAQGLWLFAVGLHLCLLLAFVAFRVRQFSLHHMVPSWFVPFVGISVAAMTVPGQSYYNLAYGLMVFGMVSYAALLPVMWYRLIFANQIEDASKPTIAILAAPASLSLVAYLSLEPSPSLLLCSLLLGVAVLMTSIIYVAFFKLLRLPFTPGFAAYTFPMAVGATALYKVSDMLAAYPAALEYSLQLKFFAVLEMIVATVVVAYVCCRYLIFYVRAWDTLMRAQRAAHI
- a CDS encoding sulfite exporter TauE/SafE family protein, with the protein product MLIFAAMLLLGILLGFVGAGGAGVMITMLSVGFNIPMHVALGTSLAAMAFTSLSGSISHFREGNVNRRLGLLMGAFGAVGAFWGAHISSSLASETLKPLTGIVLIFSALLIYLRVFHPKHPVFSIRCNNTGGMRFWLLTSVVGMFNGLVSGACGVGATPFIQLTLLIIFNVPLYQTVGTTMLVILPIAVLGSLGFLAAGHLDPTLFVQVLAGQIIGAYVGAKFTRMAPQLLLKSCMVLLPALGGIILLLSR
- a CDS encoding LysR family transcriptional regulator, producing the protein MTLKQLQVFIAVARYENLGQAADALFLTKGAVSQALQELERHLGVRLFDRVHPHLRLNHEGAQLRPLADEMLQRAEAMERLFQAGGACFLNVGASKTIGNYLLPQLLCDFEKQNAWLPKAQIANTARLLELVETYTLDVVLLEGEQHLPQMESVQWLQDEMAVVACRGHSLADGKAHAPEELAGQRWILREPNSGTRAYFEHTLGALIAPYNVALSLSSTEGVLGMVERGMGITFASRLMAELPGFSSRFSIIRLNRQFSRTFTICWHQSKYHSAGMDSFIRFCRAWSPARK